The Haemorhous mexicanus isolate bHaeMex1 chromosome 35, bHaeMex1.pri, whole genome shotgun sequence genome contains the following window.
atggatggatggatgatggatggatgatggatggatggatgatggatggatggatgatggatgatggatggatgatggatggatggatggtggatggatggatggatgatggatggatggatggatggatggatggatggatggatggatgatggatggatgatggatggatggatggatggatggatgatggatgatggatggatggatgatggatggatgatggagggatggatggatggatggatggatggatggatggatggatggatgatggatgatgggtggatggagaggaagaaagacaGACTGACTCTGACAGATGTCCCCCTGTCCCGGCAGTGGGACCTGGTCTGTGGCTACCGGCAGCTGCGGCAGATGGCCCAGTCCATCTACATGGCCGGGGTCCTGGTGGGCGCCCTGGTCCTGGGGGGCCTCTCAGACAGGTAAAGGCAGCAGagaccccccccacccctctgtgcctcagtttccctgtggGGCTCTGGACAGCTCATCCCTGGTGgctcccagtggctcccagtggctcccagtggctcccagtggctcccagtggctcccagtggCTCCTGTTGCAGGTTTGGGCGCAAGGCCATGTTGATGTGGTCCTACCTGCAgctgggggtgatggggacGTGCACGGCCTTCGCCCCCAACTACGCCTCCTACTGCGTCTTCCGCTTCGCTGGAGGGATGGCGCTGTCCGGCTTCGGCCTCAGCATCGCCTGCCTGGGTGAGGGGACGCGGGGACAGCCCGtggtcagggctggggacatggcCATGGCCATGGAGGGGGACAACACAATGGCCATGAGCGAGGACATCACTGTGGCCACGCTGGGGTCACTCGGTGTGGACACGTCTGACCGCGCCGGGGTGGCCGCACTGACCAGGAGGGTCCCGGCTCTGTGGGGACACCCCGAGTGagccgtgtccccgtgtccctggcAGTGGTGGAGTGGATCCCCACGCCCTACCGCGCCATCACCGTGGCCATCACCGGCTTCGCCTACACCCTGGGCCAGATCATCCTGGCCGGGGTGGCCTACGCCGTCCCCCACTGGCGCTGGCTCCAGCTCTCCGTCTCCCTGCCCTTCTTCGTCTTCCTCCTCTACTCCTGGTAGGACGTTGGGCTCCTCGGGGAGGCCGTGGGGAGGCGGGGGGCGTGCTggccgtgcctcagtttcccctggctggctgcaggtggtTGGCGGAGTCGGCGCGGTGGTTGGTGCTGTCGGGCAAGGCCGACCGGGCGGTGAAGGTCCTGCAGCGCGTGGCCACCTTCAACAACCGccgggaggagggggagaagatCACGGTCGAGGTCTGGTGGCCCCGTGTTGggggtggggtctgggggtggtttccagccccctccccaaccTCTCCCGCTTCCCCTCTCGCAGATGTTGAAGTCCAACATGAAGGAGGAGTTGGCAGCTCTGAAATCCTCCTACACCGTCTCCGACCTGGTCCGGACCCCCGTGATCCGCCACATCTTCTTCTGCCTCTCCATCgtctggtggggctggggcgaggagggaaggatggatggatggacggacggacagacggatggatggacggatggatggatggatggatggatggatggatgatggatggatggatggatggatggatggatggatggacggacggatgatggatggatggatgatggatggatggatggatggatggacggacggacggatggatggatggatggatgatggatggatggatggacggatgatggatggatggatggatggatggacggacggatggatggatggatggacggatggatggatggacagatggatggatggatggatggatggatggatggatggatggatggatgatggatggatgatggatggatggatggatggatggatggatggatgatggacggatggatggatgatggatggatgatggacggatggatggacagatggatggatgatggatggatggatgatggatgggtggatggatggatggaagggtAGATGGACACATGGCTGGTCAGGCTCACAGATGCATGAAGGGAAGGATGGACACCTGGACACCCAACCAGTGACCCCACCCATCCAACTGCCTCCCCACCCTCTCCTCCCCCACctgccatccccatcccatcctgtccAGGAAGGTGATGTCACCTCAAGGTCCCCCCTCTCCCACTTCGCTCCAGGTTCTCCATCAGTTTCTCCTACTACGGCTTGGCCATGGACCTGCAGAACTTCGGGGTCAGCATTTACCTCATCCAGGTGATTTTCGGCGCCGTTGACTTCCCGGCCAAGGTGGTGGTGACGGTGTCCCTGAGCTACGTCGGCCGGCGGCTCTCGCTCACGGTGGCCTTGTTCTTGGCGGGGCTGGTCATCGTGGCCAACATCTTTGTGCCCACAGGTGGGTGTGGAGGGGGAGGGGGTCTCCATCACTCTGgccaccagtgtccccagctcGTCTCGTGTCTTCCTCCACgtttccatccctgtgtccaaCCACCGACCTCCCCATCCCTCCGTCCTCCCTCCCTaccccatccccacctgcccGAGGTGTCCCCACGGGGTGGTCaagccctggtgtccccatgtcgCCCCGCCCTGTGTCCGagccccggtgtccccgtgtccccgcagagCTGCAGACGGTGCGCACGGCGCTGGCTGTCATCGGCAAGGGCTGCCTGTCCGCCTCCTTCAACTGCGTCTTCCTCTACACCACCGAGCTCTACCCCACCCCCATCAGGTACCACCCCACCCCGCGTCCCCAGGGTGGGGCAGGTCCCGTCACCCTCCCCGCACACCCCCGGGGCGCTCCGTGCCCCCCGTGACCCTCCCGGTGCCGCAGGCAGACGGGGCTGGGCTTCGGCAGCACCATGGCGCGCGTGGGCGGCATCGTGGCGCCGCTGGTGAAGATGATGGACGAGTACTACCCCTTCCTCCCCCCCGCCGTCTACGGGGTGGCCCCCGTGGTGGCAGCCGTGGCGGCCGCGTTCCTGCCCGAGACCCTCAACACGCCCCTGCCCGACACCATCGAGGAGGTGGAGAACAGGTGGGTACAGGGAGGGGGCAggtgatggatggagggatggatggatggatggagggatggatgggtgatggatggatggatgatggatggatgatggatggatggatgatggatgatggatggatggatgatggatgatggatgatggatgatggatggatggatcgatgatggatgatggatggatggatggatggatggatggatggatggatggatggatggatgatggatggatgatggatggatggatggatgatggatgatggatgatggatgatggatggatggatggatgatggatgatggatggatgatggagggatggatgatggatggatgatggatggatggatgatggatggatgatggatggatggatgatggatggatggatgatggacaACGGATTGATGATGGACAATGATGGACAACCCCAGCCATGAAGAGGTTCAGGGTCAAGGGACCCCTGGCTGCATTGAGGGACCGGGGGATGGAGACGTTGGCAGAAGAACGAGCTTTGTGATTGGCTGAGTGCTTGGCCTGGGCCACTCTTCCTATACCAtgaccctcctcctcctcctcctcctcctcctcctcctcctcctcttcctcctcctcctcctcctccctgcaggaccAAGCAGAAGCCAGCAGGTGACCCCAAGGAGAAGATCGCACTCCAGCCCCAGGACGGGCCCCCCCTGAAGGAGGCCTGAGGGACCCtgggggtgggcacagccccccagccccggccaCCAGCGGCCACCACCCCAGGGGTCCCCACAGCTGGAGGGGGAGACCTGGGCCGTGACTGGTGACCTCTTGTTGGGGTGAGGACATCTGGGCAGGAATAAAACAGCTCTGGTGGGGACACGTCTCGGGGTCTTATCTGTGCCCCCCCAGGTCACCCCCAACCATGTCCAAGGTCACCTCCCATGGGACAGTGCCCGAGAATTGTCCCTGAGGTCACTTCCAATGAGGGGACAACTCAGGACCCTTTTTTTGGAGGTCATCTCCACAGGAGGACACCCCACAACCTTGTCCATCGATGAGGTGGCACCCAAGACCCCCATTTTTAGTGACACCTCATAACCTCGTCCAAGAACCATGTCCCCAAAGTCCCTTGGCATAAAGTGGCCCCACGAACACCACGCTGGCCATCACCAGGACAATCCTCAGTAACCCCAAACCAACTCTTCTCCTGGCAGAGGcgtcccccaaatcccagagaagctggggaagCACCAGGAGCTCCCGAATCCCACCCCGCCCCCTCCCGGTGCCTCCGCCGTGCCCCTTCCCCGATTTCCGTCCCCCGAAGCCACCCTGGCCCTTGCTCCCATTCCTGACGTGTCCCTTGGCCCCATCAACTCCCCATCAAAAATTAACCCCCGGCGGGGAATGCGCTGACCCAGGCAGGGCCGCCTCTGTCAGCACCTTTCGGTCGCCTTTTGACCACTGAAATCGCTAAAATTTAACCCAAAAGCGCCACCGAAGGCTGGACATTGGTCTGTGCCAGGAGACCTCCTCTGCCTGCGGTGCCCACCCTGATGCCACCCAACCTCCTGGACAGCCCCTCTCCAAAACATGACTTTTCCCCTCGAAAAAGCAATGCTgtgaaataataattaaaataaatgaggtATTCCTTGTCTTCCTGCCCCAAATCGCTCCAGTTTTGCCCCGCTTTGGGGGACTTTTGCcccaaaaccactttttttttacccctgGACACCTTTGCGCTGCACTTTTGCCTTCTCCTGGtggaaaaccaccaaaaacccccCGGAGATGTCAAACATTAACCCAAACCACCCTTGGGTCGGGTTATATAGGAGAccacccctgggtgctgctggaggggagaCACCGCGCGGGACAGGGAGGcgtttttggggtgaaaccccTGAAACCCGGGGCTCTGCATGGCTGTGGGGCGTTCCCCGGCCCCGGTGGTGGCGAGATGGCTTTCGCCAGCCTCCTGGAGCACGTGGGGGGCATGGGGCGCTTCCAGGTGGTCTCggtgctgctcctgtccctgcccgtgCTGATGATGGCCAGCCACAACCTCCTGCAGAACTTCACCGCCGCCACCAGCGACCACCGGTGCCGCCCGCGCCCGGAGGCCAACGCCAGCGGCCTGGACCCCGAGGCCCTGCTGAGGGTCTGGGTCCCCCGCGGGGAGCGGTGCCGGCGCTTTGTGACGCCCCAGTGGTGGCTTTTGGAGGCCAACGCCTCGGAGCCCAACAGCTCCTGGCCGGAGACGGAGCCGTGCGGCGATGGTTGGACCTACGACCGCAGCGTCTTCACCAGCACCATCATCACGGAGgtgggatggtggtggtggggttttggggggggtctggtGGGCTTTTCACCCAATCCCGTGGGTGGGTCCCACCTGGAGGCACCAACCGAGGGTGCGCTGCCAACACGGCATTGACCTCTCCCACCTGGAGCATCTTCCCCGTTCAGCCTTTGGTGGAGACGCTCAAGGCCAGGAAGgcccaggaggggaagggagggatggggaggtggTGGCCATCCACAGGGGGTCACAGAGGGTCACGACGGGGTCACAAGGGGGTCACAGGACCCTTGGATGGACCTTCCAACCACTGCAATGCCGGCAAGGGGGGCCAAGCATTCAGGGTCACCTTTCCATTGGCCATTTGTTGACCTTACCGGCCgttctggggggtttggggggccaGAGGGGACCCTGATCTCTGTCCCACACCTTGTCCTCGTCCCTCGGCAGTGGGACCTGGTGTGCAGCTCCCGGGGGCTCAAGCAGCTGGCGCAGTCGCTCTACATGGCCGGGGTCCTGGTGGGCGGCGTCTTCGGGGGGCTCTCAGACAGGTGAGAGGCCCTGCAGGCAGGTGGGGTGGCACCGGGGGGGTCCTCTGACCCTCTCTGCCTCctcttcattccttccttctctttctcttcctcaccctctttttcctcctcatcccctttttttcctcaacccctcctcttcctcaccttccTCACCTCTCTtgcccctcctccccctcttcctcaccccttttttctcctcttcaccccctcttccttcccctgcccccctCTTCAACCTTCtcgtctcctcctcctcctctccattttctcctccccttctcttcctcttcctcctctgcccccaTTTCTTCATCctcactccctgctgctgctcctcctcctcctccctgcccaggttCGGCCGCCGCTCGGTGCTCACCTGGTGCTACCTGCAGATGGCCGCCATGGGCACCTGCTCGTCCTTCGCGCCCACCTTCACCGTGTACTGCCTGTTCCGCTTCCTGACGGGCATGGCCTTCTCGGGCATCGTCCTCAACAGCGTCTCCCTCTGTACGTCCCCCCCGGCACCTGCCCTGGCCACCCACCTGGGtgggctctgtgtcccccctgAACCTGTGGGAACCATCCCGGTGGTGTCCGTGTCCTCCAGGCACCGTCCTGGGCGTCTCcatgtcccccctgtccctgtggggaCCTGTCTGGTGGTCTCCGTGTCCCCTGGCACCGGTGGGTCTGTGTCCCCCCAGTacctgctctgggctccacGTTCCCCTGGGTTACCTGTGGGCACCACCCTGGTGGTCTCCATGTCCCCTGGGCACCACCCTGGTGGTCTCCATGTCCCCTGGGCACCATCCTGGTGGTCTCCATGTCCCCTGGGCACCACCCTGGTGGTCTCCATGTCCCCTGGGCACCACCCTGGTGGTCTCCCCATGCCCTGGGGTGCAGGTGGGCACTCCCCGGTGGTGCCCACGTGCCATGTCCTGCAGCGCTGGAGTGGATGCCAACACACATGCGGGCGCTGGTGGGCACCTTCATGGGCTACTGCTACACCACCGGGCAGTTCCTGCTGGCCGGCGTCGCCTTCGCCATCCCCGACTGGCGCCGGCTGCAGCTcgtggtgtccctgcccttctTTGGCTTCTTCCTCTACTCctggtgaggaggaggaaggagggaggggtggatggatgatggatggatggatggatgatggatggatggatgatggatggatggatggatgatggatggatggatgatggatggatggatggatgatggatggatggatgatggatggatggatgatggatggatggatggatggagggatggatggatgatggatggatggatggatggatggatggatggatggatggatgagggatggatggatgatggatggatggatggatggatggatggatggatggatggatggatgatggatggatgatggatggatggatggatggatggatggatggatggatggatggatgatggatggttgatggatggatggatggatggatgatggatggagggatggatgatggatggatggatggatgatggatggatggatggatggatggatggatggatggatgatggatggatgatggatggatgatggatgatggatggttgatggatggatggatggatggatggatggatggatgatggatggatggatggatggatgatggagggatggatggatggatggatggatggatggatggatgatggatggatgatggatggatgatggatggatgatggatggatggatggatggatgatagatggatgaatggatgatggatggatgatggatggatgatggatgatggatggatgatggatggatgatggatgatggatggttgatggatggatgatggatggatgatggatggatggacggatggatggatggatgatggatggatggatggatggatggatggatggatgatggatggatggatggatggatgatggatggatggatggatggatggatggatggatggatggttgatggatggatgagggatggatggatggatggatggatggatggatggatggatggtgggaTGGGAAGCAGAGACAGACATGTGGAGgtagggatggatggatgggggacGGACAGCTGGAGTTTTGGCTTGATGGAAGGTTGGTGGCATGGATGGAGCAGTTGGGGGTGCGTGGACAGGTGGGCAGAAGGAAaggtgagagcagagctgggtaaAGAGAACATCCAGGAACAGCTGGGTGGACAGTGGGGACACGGCGTGATGACCAGAGGGACGGGGGACGTTGTTGGTGGCATGGCGGTGGGACAGTGACAATGCTTGGGCTCCTGCCCGTCCCCTCCCGCACAGGTGGCTGACGGAGTCAGCGCGGTGGCTCGTCATGGTGGGGAGGCCCCACCAGGCCCTGCGGGAGCTCCAGAAGGTGGCCAGGATCAAcgggaagaaggaggaaggggacaAGCTCGACATAGAAGTAAAAGGCTCCGTGGGGtcccccagggtgtccctggggtgtttTATTGGTGTCCCTCGAATCCACCCCTTGGACAGCTGTCCATCCATGGTCACTGGTGTCCATCACCCCTTACGCACCCTGTCCAGCCATCCAGTCATCTCCATCATCT
Protein-coding sequences here:
- the LOC132341107 gene encoding solute carrier family 22 member 6-A-like, with the protein product MPFGAVLAQVGGLGRFQVLQTALLAVPILLMASHNLLQNFTAAVPPHRCRVPAVPSATPAGPGATPAPPGATPNATSAAPRDTLRGADTALKSPGGTLGSPGATLRSPSGVHSPGATHVTLDGTAGSPDGTGVQADASWGSSNGTLGPAGAVLGWSNGTLGSPDVTLGSCRRYVANVTGGPRATEPCRDGWDYDRSIYVSTIVTEWDLVCGYRQLRQMAQSIYMAGVLVGALVLGGLSDRFGRKAMLMWSYLQLGVMGTCTAFAPNYASYCVFRFAGGMALSGFGLSIACLVVEWIPTPYRAITVAITGFAYTLGQIILAGVAYAVPHWRWLQLSVSLPFFVFLLYSWWLAESARWLVLSGKADRAVKVLQRVATFNNRREEGEKITVEMLKSNMKEELAALKSSYTVSDLVRTPVIRHIFFCLSIVWFSISFSYYGLAMDLQNFGVSIYLIQVIFGAVDFPAKVVVTVSLSYVGRRLSLTVALFLAGLVIVANIFVPTELQTVRTALAVIGKGCLSASFNCVFLYTTELYPTPIRQTGLGFGSTMARVGGIVAPLVKMMDEYYPFLPPAVYGVAPVVAAVAAAFLPETLNTPLPDTIEEVENRTKQKPAGDPKEKIALQPQDGPPLKEA
- the SLC22A6 gene encoding solute carrier family 22 member 6, which codes for MAFASLLEHVGGMGRFQVVSVLLLSLPVLMMASHNLLQNFTAATSDHRCRPRPEANASGLDPEALLRVWVPRGERCRRFVTPQWWLLEANASEPNSSWPETEPCGDGWTYDRSVFTSTIITEWDLVCSSRGLKQLAQSLYMAGVLVGGVFGGLSDRFGRRSVLTWCYLQMAAMGTCSSFAPTFTVYCLFRFLTGMAFSGIVLNSVSLSLEWMPTHMRALVGTFMGYCYTTGQFLLAGVAFAIPDWRRLQLVVSLPFFGFFLYSWWLTESARWLVMVGRPHQALRELQKVARINGKKEEGDKLDIETLKSHMEKEMTSSKTRHTVVDLVRTPVLRRISFCLCFVWFSTSFAYYGLAMDLQNFEFNIYVIQLIFGAVDIPAKLMSILTITYVGRRFTQAITLILAGLAILANVLVPRDLRTLRTALAVFGKGCLAASFNCVFLYTGELYPTVIRQTGMGLANTMSRLGSIMAPLVKMVGELFPALPFIIYGAAPMVSGLVATFLPETRNLALPETVQEVEGRRRRRRRRRKRRAGGDGLIVRVWWDGGERID